One Glaciihabitans arcticus DNA window includes the following coding sequences:
- a CDS encoding cation diffusion facilitator family transporter translates to MLDRGLRVLRVTPARKLVLQNRIRWVVAATIAYNVIEAVIALVAGTVASSSALIAFGLDSIVEVLSAAAVAWQFSARDPESREKTALRVIAFSFFALAAYVLVDTALSLFGGIEAEPSPVGIVLAAVSLVIMPVLSWFERRTGRELGSASAVADSKQTLLCAYLSAALLIGLLLNSLLGWAWADGVAAVIIAGWAIKEGIEAWRGDACAVPITALTGEREIEHDHHH, encoded by the coding sequence GTGCTCGATCGTGGACTGCGAGTGCTGCGCGTGACCCCCGCGCGCAAGCTCGTTCTGCAGAACCGGATCCGCTGGGTGGTTGCGGCGACCATCGCCTACAACGTGATCGAGGCGGTCATCGCGCTGGTCGCGGGTACGGTGGCGTCATCCAGTGCCCTGATCGCCTTTGGCCTTGATTCGATCGTCGAGGTGCTTTCGGCGGCGGCCGTGGCCTGGCAGTTCTCGGCGAGGGATCCGGAGAGTCGCGAGAAGACCGCGCTCAGGGTGATCGCTTTCTCCTTCTTCGCGCTCGCTGCCTACGTTCTCGTCGACACCGCGCTGTCGTTGTTCGGCGGCATCGAGGCCGAGCCCAGCCCGGTGGGCATCGTGCTTGCGGCGGTCAGCCTTGTGATCATGCCGGTGCTCAGCTGGTTCGAGCGTCGTACGGGTCGCGAGTTGGGATCCGCGTCTGCGGTCGCGGACTCGAAGCAGACGCTGCTCTGCGCCTACCTCTCGGCAGCGCTGCTCATCGGGCTGCTGCTGAACTCGCTGCTCGGCTGGGCATGGGCCGATGGAGTCGCAGCCGTCATCATCGCGGGGTGGGCGATCAAGGAGGGCATCGAGGCCTGGCGCGGTGACGCGTGCGCCGTGCCGATCACGGCGCTCACCGGCGAGCGAGAGATCGAGCACGACCACCACCACTAG
- the cmtR gene encoding Cd(II)/Pb(II)-sensing metalloregulatory transcriptional regulator CmtR, which yields MLTIDARLDVMNRLGRALADPTRSRILLSLLEQPGYPAELARDLELTRSNVSNHLACLRGCGIVAAVPEGRQTRYEIADAHLARSLGALVDVVLAVDEGEECSIVDCECCA from the coding sequence ATGCTGACCATTGATGCGCGACTCGACGTGATGAACCGACTCGGCCGTGCCCTGGCCGATCCGACACGCAGCCGGATCCTGCTGAGCCTCCTCGAGCAGCCCGGTTACCCCGCCGAACTCGCCCGCGATCTCGAGCTGACCCGCAGCAACGTGTCCAACCATCTCGCGTGCCTCCGGGGATGCGGGATCGTTGCGGCCGTGCCCGAGGGTCGCCAGACGCGGTACGAGATCGCCGACGCGCATCTCGCCCGGTCGTTGGGCGCCTTGGTCGACGTCGTGCTTGCGGTGGACGAGGGCGAAGAGTGCTCGATCGTGGACTGCGAGTGCTGCGCGTGA